A genome region from Ignisphaera sp. includes the following:
- a CDS encoding ABC transporter substrate-binding protein, whose product MSIEFKMINSKKQKALIIIAIVIAITVGVLAYQIFVPSSPQNIYKPTTQLTYVNKEKIVVYAYRDVITGIDPGAEDDTGIVVLGVVYEPLLYYDPAKKEFKPALAVSWSRLNETSWLFKLRPNVRFHDGSLFTADAVRFTILRNKALYEEKGVGAGWIWDAIEDVIVLNNTALLFKLRYPAPVDLISSASYSSYIYCPNVLNYSKATNLIDDKIRLWFENGNDCGTGPYKIVSYKPESEIVLRKFDEWWGWKELNNPAAPDVVIIRIVEEPAQQESGLLSGDIDITTGVAKSSIPNLIKLGYAVYNQTTFHNYILMFNTRRWPTNITEFRLAIAYAIPWNEIVDFAFQGYGLLGSGLVPHGYPGYVPNLRYEYNLTKAKDVLDKLGIKDVKLEIVITAGYEEEERFASLLKSSLSQLEITLDIIELPWEQVKEKGASVWTKAEDAPHLIINDWWPTYPTPYDYLYILHSNDTIWNWSGFVNSDYDSLIDSALSLEGIDFERALEMYVQAQRIVFNNVIAVNLCDSVQPYLYDPSKIRLSENAFNPLYMYVIFFQYTEVLS is encoded by the coding sequence GTGTCTATAGAATTTAAAATGATAAACAGCAAAAAACAGAAAGCATTAATAATAATTGCTATAGTAATAGCTATAACTGTTGGTGTACTTGCATATCAAATATTTGTTCCATCATCGCCACAAAATATTTACAAGCCTACAACACAACTTACATATGTAAATAAAGAAAAAATTGTTGTCTATGCCTATAGAGATGTTATTACTGGAATAGATCCTGGGGCTGAAGATGATACAGGTATTGTTGTTTTGGGAGTTGTTTACGAACCTCTACTCTATTACGATCCAGCTAAAAAAGAGTTTAAGCCTGCCCTTGCAGTCTCTTGGTCAAGGCTTAATGAGACAAGCTGGCTTTTTAAATTAAGGCCTAATGTGCGATTCCACGATGGTTCGCTATTCACAGCAGATGCTGTAAGATTTACTATACTAAGAAATAAGGCTCTTTATGAAGAGAAGGGTGTTGGAGCTGGCTGGATATGGGATGCTATTGAGGATGTGATAGTCTTAAATAATACAGCACTTTTATTTAAGCTCAGATATCCTGCACCTGTAGATCTTATTTCATCTGCTTCATATAGTAGCTATATATATTGTCCTAACGTGTTAAACTACTCGAAGGCAACCAACCTAATAGATGATAAAATCAGGCTATGGTTTGAGAATGGAAATGATTGTGGAACTGGTCCCTATAAAATTGTTTCTTATAAACCAGAGTCAGAGATTGTTTTGAGAAAATTTGATGAATGGTGGGGATGGAAGGAACTGAATAACCCTGCAGCGCCAGATGTTGTAATAATTAGAATAGTTGAAGAACCGGCTCAGCAGGAATCGGGACTACTTTCAGGTGACATAGATATTACTACCGGAGTTGCCAAGAGCAGCATTCCAAATTTAATAAAATTAGGGTATGCAGTCTACAATCAGACAACTTTTCATAACTATATACTAATGTTTAATACTAGAAGGTGGCCAACAAATATAACAGAATTTAGACTGGCCATCGCGTATGCTATTCCTTGGAACGAGATAGTTGATTTCGCTTTTCAAGGCTATGGATTATTAGGAAGCGGTTTAGTGCCACACGGCTATCCAGGATATGTTCCTAACTTAAGATACGAATACAACTTAACTAAGGCAAAAGATGTTCTAGATAAGCTTGGGATTAAAGATGTTAAGCTGGAGATTGTTATAACAGCGGGATATGAGGAGGAAGAGAGATTTGCTTCGCTACTAAAATCATCTCTTAGCCAGCTGGAGATAACTCTAGATATTATTGAGCTTCCATGGGAACAAGTTAAGGAAAAAGGTGCTAGTGTGTGGACTAAAGCTGAAGATGCTCCACATCTAATAATAAACGATTGGTGGCCAACTTATCCAACTCCATATGATTATTTATATATTCTTCATAGTAACGACACAATATGGAATTGGAGTGGATTTGTTAATAGTGATTATGACTCGCTTATAGACTCTGCCTTGAGTCTTGAAGGAATAGATTTTGAGAGAGCTCTTGAAATGTATGTTCAAGCACAAAGAATAGTGTTTAATAATGTTATTGCTGTCAATCTCTGCGATTCTGTTCAACCTTATCTCTATGATCCAAGCAAAATCAGATTGAGTGAAAATGCTTTCAATCCCTTATACATGTATGTAATATTTTTCCAATATACGGAGGTGTTGTCATAG
- a CDS encoding ABC transporter permease, with product MAELFYYILKRIILSILVILGIIIVSYILVYIAPGNPAYTWVGKPTGPKAAEAIKLAEKDLGLDKPFYIQLYNFIKRFFSFSWGISIRFKQPVSVITMRSLAATLELVVLAYIIAMPLGIFGGVYAALHRDSIIDKIIYGIASILASSPRFWIAAITILLMQMLGINIFGRISASYAISINIYTGSYIIDSLLNGRIDAFVDAILRTIPPAILSSFYPFALTARIVRHSLSEELHKEYVRQLLSYGLKGGHVVKRYALRGVIPVLAQIQGISFAYSIIDVAAIENVFGREGIGVTLSKAILANDYPLIVGLLTIVSILFVIAITIADIIHIIIDPRVRI from the coding sequence ATGGCCGAATTATTTTATTACATATTGAAGAGAATTATTCTAAGTATTTTAGTTATTCTTGGGATTATTATTGTGTCTTACATTCTTGTCTATATAGCTCCTGGAAATCCCGCTTATACATGGGTGGGCAAGCCAACAGGGCCAAAAGCGGCTGAGGCTATTAAACTTGCTGAGAAAGATCTTGGACTTGATAAACCATTTTATATACAGCTATACAACTTTATTAAAAGATTCTTTTCTTTTAGCTGGGGCATTTCAATTAGATTCAAACAGCCAGTCTCAGTCATAACTATGAGAAGCTTAGCTGCGACACTAGAACTTGTTGTATTGGCATACATCATTGCAATGCCTCTTGGGATTTTTGGAGGAGTTTATGCAGCTCTTCATAGAGATTCTATAATTGACAAAATCATATATGGTATAGCATCGATACTTGCCTCCTCACCAAGGTTCTGGATAGCTGCTATCACCATTCTTTTGATGCAAATGCTAGGCATCAATATTTTTGGCAGGATAAGTGCAAGCTATGCTATTTCAATAAATATTTATACAGGATCCTATATCATAGATAGCTTATTAAATGGTAGAATAGATGCATTTGTAGACGCTATCTTGAGGACTATACCACCAGCTATTCTATCATCCTTTTATCCCTTTGCACTAACTGCTAGGATTGTTCGCCACTCACTTTCAGAAGAACTTCATAAAGAATATGTTAGACAGCTGCTATCCTATGGGTTAAAGGGTGGGCATGTTGTAAAAAGGTATGCCTTGAGAGGGGTTATACCAGTACTTGCTCAAATACAGGGTATTTCATTTGCTTATAGCATTATAGATGTTGCAGCAATTGAAAATGTGTTTGGTAGGGAGGGCATAGGAGTTACATTATCAAAAGCTATTCTTGCAAATGATTATCCTCTAATCGTAGGTCTTCTAACAATAGTTTCAATATTGTTTGTCATAGCGATAACAATTGCCGATATCATCCACATAATAATAGACCCTAGAGTGAGAATATGA
- a CDS encoding ABC transporter permease, translating into MNSFHNSLRLLVSYPLRIASRNSKFRIGLTITVSIVALSIIGLIATPYKEEGWGIVTQEAMNRQGMPPCLPFSCPSIYHPFGTDEMGRDLLSRVLIGTHIALLQISIILLASFSLGLLIGVFTGYGGFILERILNYLTEVFLIIPSFILAAALVIVFGRGITSVIIALTATWWPWYARTAYVVIRELRELEFVRLCRVMGAPRIYIIIRHLIPNTFPIVLVQAITDAGSILIEISSINFLIGTASMQSIDLPDWGMIIGFGLRYLRTYWWIVVYPGVFLLVTTLGLVLLGDGLNEFLSPIIRRRWKPWI; encoded by the coding sequence ATGAACAGTTTTCACAACTCTCTTCGTCTTCTTGTTTCATATCCTCTGCGTATTGCATCCAGAAACTCAAAATTTAGAATTGGTTTGACTATAACAGTCTCTATTGTTGCTCTAAGCATTATTGGCTTGATTGCTACTCCCTATAAAGAGGAGGGTTGGGGGATAGTGACACAAGAAGCTATGAATAGACAGGGTATGCCTCCATGCTTACCATTTTCATGCCCATCTATATATCATCCATTTGGAACAGATGAGATGGGAAGAGACCTTCTAAGCAGGGTTCTTATAGGGACTCATATAGCACTGCTCCAAATATCCATTATACTACTAGCAAGCTTTTCCTTAGGTCTTCTTATAGGCGTTTTTACAGGTTACGGTGGATTTATCTTGGAAAGAATATTGAATTATTTGACTGAGGTATTTTTGATCATACCTTCATTTATTCTCGCTGCAGCGCTTGTAATAGTGTTTGGTAGGGGTATTACATCAGTTATTATAGCGTTAACAGCAACTTGGTGGCCATGGTACGCTAGAACAGCTTATGTGGTCATTAGAGAGCTAAGAGAACTCGAGTTTGTTAGGCTTTGTAGGGTTATGGGAGCCCCCCGAATATATATCATAATAAGACATTTGATACCTAATACCTTTCCGATAGTATTGGTTCAAGCCATTACAGATGCGGGGTCTATACTAATAGAGATTTCATCAATAAACTTTCTAATTGGTACAGCATCTATGCAATCTATAGATTTACCTGACTGGGGAATGATAATAGGTTTTGGCCTCAGATACCTTAGAACTTATTGGTGGATAGTAGTTTATCCAGGCGTCTTTCTACTAGTTACAACCCTGGGTTTAGTTCTACTTGGTGATGGTCTCAACGAGTTTCTCAGCCCCATTATAAGGAGGAGATGGAAGCCATGGATATGA
- a CDS encoding ABC transporter ATP-binding protein, which yields MDMNNKFIIMAKNLEIGYETDDGIIWAVRGVSFSVTEKTSFCLVGESGSGKSSIGNAISGLLPPYSITKGVLIIDNKYVVDGDKTDFRSIRGAVVRIPQNPSAALSPYAKISDVFMDIIRNVFGRINRERGIEIMKRYLQMVNLSEDVLNMYPYQLSGGMAQRLAIAMSLSINPRIIVADEPTSNLDAYLRGAIGNILKELVNKGITLIVITHDILFASHVCKYIAVMYRGKIVEIGRVDEILSNPIHPYTIELIEAATLQRGSESKKISTIVSYSSRGCTYLNRCPFAFSKCNEEPKMVFTKNDHGVACWKVERLYA from the coding sequence ATGGATATGAATAACAAGTTTATTATAATGGCGAAGAATTTGGAAATAGGTTATGAGACTGATGATGGTATTATCTGGGCTGTTAGGGGGGTATCCTTTAGCGTTACTGAGAAAACATCTTTTTGCCTAGTTGGTGAAAGCGGCTCGGGAAAGTCATCTATCGGAAATGCTATTTCAGGGCTTCTTCCACCATATTCTATAACAAAAGGTGTTCTTATCATTGATAATAAGTATGTGGTGGATGGCGATAAAACCGACTTTAGATCCATTAGAGGCGCCGTTGTTAGAATACCACAAAATCCATCAGCTGCTCTCAGCCCATATGCTAAAATATCTGATGTATTCATGGACATTATTAGAAACGTTTTTGGCAGGATAAACAGAGAGCGTGGCATAGAAATCATGAAAAGATATCTACAGATGGTTAACCTCTCTGAAGACGTTCTCAATATGTATCCCTATCAACTATCTGGAGGTATGGCCCAGAGACTTGCCATTGCAATGTCCCTTTCCATTAATCCTAGAATCATTGTGGCTGATGAGCCGACAAGCAACTTGGATGCATACCTACGTGGAGCAATAGGAAACATACTAAAAGAGCTTGTAAATAAGGGTATTACACTCATTGTGATAACACATGACATTTTATTTGCTTCTCACGTCTGCAAGTATATTGCTGTTATGTATAGAGGCAAGATTGTTGAAATTGGTAGAGTAGATGAGATTCTATCAAATCCCATTCATCCATATACCATAGAACTTATAGAAGCTGCAACACTGCAGAGGGGTAGCGAATCAAAGAAGATCTCTACAATTGTATCTTATTCCAGTAGGGGGTGTACATATCTCAATAGATGTCCCTTTGCCTTTAGCAAGTGTAATGAGGAGCCAAAAATGGTATTTACCAAGAATGATCATGGTGTTGCATGTTGGAAGGTAGAGAGATTATACGCGTAG
- a CDS encoding ABC transporter ATP-binding protein, translating to MEGREIIRVEDLWISYEKNLFGVLRKTRHIVVKGISFSVNWNESFGLIGASGSGKTTILKAFLGLVRPFKGEIYLEGEKLYYDGKINVDMLRKIGFVPQDPFSSVDPRMKIMDIIGEPLRIRGLPKKVVQQAVENVLELVKLDNQIINKYPHQLSGGMLQRVAIARALITKPKIMLLDEPTSHLDVVTQFEILALLKDLKEMFGYSYIMVSHDLNVISYISNRIGVLLNGFLIEEGPTKNIIEKPLHPYTKILVESSKFKTIAEPVYSTIGCPIHPICPWAKDICKKYMPPPTTFNESIVRCWHYLDYVQR from the coding sequence TTGGAAGGTAGAGAGATTATACGCGTAGAAGATTTGTGGATATCATATGAGAAGAACCTCTTTGGCGTTTTAAGAAAAACAAGACATATTGTTGTTAAGGGTATTTCGTTTAGTGTTAATTGGAATGAGTCCTTTGGATTAATTGGAGCTAGCGGCTCTGGAAAAACAACTATATTAAAGGCCTTTCTAGGATTGGTAAGGCCATTTAAAGGAGAGATCTATCTTGAAGGTGAAAAACTATATTACGATGGAAAAATAAATGTTGATATGCTTAGAAAAATTGGTTTTGTTCCACAAGATCCCTTCTCATCTGTCGATCCACGAATGAAAATAATGGATATAATTGGTGAGCCTCTTAGGATAAGAGGGTTGCCTAAAAAGGTTGTTCAACAAGCTGTTGAAAATGTACTTGAATTGGTTAAATTAGATAATCAAATTATTAACAAATATCCTCACCAGCTCAGTGGAGGAATGTTACAAAGAGTTGCTATAGCAAGGGCATTAATAACAAAACCAAAGATAATGCTATTAGATGAACCAACATCTCATTTAGATGTAGTTACACAATTTGAAATACTGGCACTTTTAAAGGATCTAAAGGAAATGTTTGGATATTCCTATATAATGGTATCCCACGATTTAAATGTTATTTCATATATTTCCAATAGAATAGGTGTTTTATTGAATGGCTTTCTCATCGAAGAGGGCCCAACCAAAAATATTATTGAGAAACCTTTACATCCCTACACAAAAATACTTGTTGAAAGCTCTAAATTTAAAACCATAGCAGAGCCTGTATACTCTACCATTGGATGTCCTATACATCCGATATGTCCATGGGCAAAAGATATCTGCAAAAAGTATATGCCGCCACCTACAACATTTAATGAATCAATTGTTCGATGCTGGCATTACCTTGACTATGTACAGAGGTAG
- a CDS encoding recombinase RecB — MSGKGALSSSRRWLSSERIALRVLEELGFRILETRKKVLVNGIEVGEIDAIVEDSNGNKWGVEIKAGRIDVTGIRQVYVNSIIETVKPMVVCKGFADDAAKELAEKLGVKVVELSDVFLVDSEELETIVREVIENTFADFLELFFTMPVNIKQEWLEILKAIANSQTIDEACEKLGIDVNTLARRLDEMRGAGVIPKWAKKFASIKRIAQMIVHRQIMVHTIEESRKIIEILKNLNTQLYQLSQLLSSIQKNLKNIEEKQ, encoded by the coding sequence TTGAGTGGTAAGGGAGCTCTTTCATCATCGAGAAGGTGGCTGAGCAGTGAAAGAATTGCTTTAAGGGTTCTCGAGGAACTGGGATTTAGAATACTGGAAACAAGGAAAAAAGTTTTAGTAAATGGCATTGAAGTTGGAGAGATTGATGCCATAGTAGAGGATTCTAATGGTAACAAATGGGGTGTTGAGATAAAGGCTGGTAGAATCGATGTTACTGGAATCAGGCAAGTATATGTGAATTCCATTATTGAAACTGTTAAACCCATGGTTGTGTGCAAAGGTTTTGCCGATGATGCTGCAAAAGAACTTGCTGAAAAATTGGGGGTCAAAGTTGTAGAGTTGTCGGATGTATTTTTAGTTGATAGCGAAGAGCTGGAAACAATTGTTAGAGAGGTTATTGAGAACACTTTTGCAGATTTCCTAGAGCTGTTCTTCACAATGCCTGTAAACATTAAGCAAGAGTGGCTCGAGATTTTAAAAGCTATTGCAAATTCCCAGACAATTGACGAAGCATGTGAGAAGCTGGGTATCGACGTAAATACTCTTGCTAGACGGTTGGATGAGATGAGAGGGGCTGGTGTAATACCCAAGTGGGCTAAGAAATTTGCATCAATAAAAAGAATTGCCCAAATGATTGTTCATAGACAAATCATGGTTCATACAATTGAAGAAAGTCGCAAAATTATCGAGATATTAAAAAATCTGAATACACAATTATATCAGTTAAGCCAGCTGTTGTCTTCTATTCAAAAGAATTTGAAGAACATTGAAGAGAAACAGTGA
- the asd gene encoding aspartate-semialdehyde dehydrogenase — MKRRVAVLGATGIVGQRFVQLLAEHPWFDLELLMASERSAGKKYADSVHWALEKPMPKISYELQLHSIDIEMLSKEKIDIVFTALPADVAKDLEPQIAKKGIVVVSNASSMRLEPDIPLLNPEVNADHIEVIESQKRIRGWSGAIVKVPNCTTAILTLTLKPLLDDFGVRRVVVSTMQALSGAGLTGVPSMFILDNLIPYIEGEEEKVEKESKKILGSVKGGAIEFNNDVAVTASCHRVMVLDGHTEAVFVELDRKVAVDEVVKALEEFRGNKIRGLDLPIAPSKPIVVRKEIDRPQPRLDRMEGNGMSVVVGRIREDRVLNGIKYVAVGHNTIRGAAGNGVLIAELLVRKGYA, encoded by the coding sequence ATGAAAAGGAGAGTAGCTGTTTTAGGAGCTACAGGTATCGTTGGGCAAAGATTTGTTCAATTGCTAGCTGAGCATCCGTGGTTTGACCTAGAGCTCTTAATGGCTTCAGAGAGAAGCGCAGGTAAGAAATATGCGGACTCTGTTCATTGGGCCTTAGAAAAGCCTATGCCAAAGATATCATACGAATTACAATTGCACTCTATCGACATAGAGATGCTAAGCAAAGAGAAGATAGACATTGTTTTTACAGCACTTCCAGCTGATGTTGCAAAGGATTTAGAACCACAAATAGCTAAAAAAGGAATTGTCGTGGTATCTAATGCAAGTTCGATGAGGCTTGAGCCGGATATTCCACTTCTGAATCCAGAGGTCAATGCTGACCACATTGAGGTTATAGAAAGTCAGAAAAGGATTAGGGGATGGAGCGGAGCAATAGTAAAAGTGCCAAACTGCACCACAGCAATACTCACACTAACACTCAAGCCATTACTAGATGATTTTGGTGTTAGAAGAGTTGTGGTATCAACAATGCAAGCTCTCTCTGGTGCTGGCTTGACAGGAGTACCATCTATGTTCATTTTAGATAATTTAATTCCTTATATAGAAGGTGAAGAAGAGAAAGTTGAAAAGGAATCCAAAAAGATTTTGGGATCCGTAAAAGGTGGCGCTATAGAGTTTAACAATGATGTGGCGGTTACAGCTAGTTGCCACAGAGTAATGGTTCTAGATGGTCATACAGAGGCAGTATTTGTTGAATTGGATAGAAAAGTAGCTGTAGATGAAGTGGTAAAGGCTTTAGAAGAATTTAGGGGAAATAAGATTCGTGGGCTAGATCTTCCAATAGCACCTTCGAAACCAATTGTTGTGCGAAAAGAAATTGATAGGCCACAGCCAAGACTGGATAGAATGGAGGGAAATGGTATGAGTGTTGTTGTTGGTAGAATAAGAGAGGATAGAGTATTAAATGGGATAAAATATGTTGCTGTCGGTCACAACACGATTAGGGGAGCAGCAGGCAACGGTGTTCTAATAGCAGAGCTTTTAGTGAGGAAGGGATATGCATAA
- a CDS encoding aspartate kinase: MKERRNLCVVKVGGSLLRDGKSYIEAAENIKKIFVERDRLPIVVVSAAKGVTDLLIEVAKGSKTHLEAVVEKYMSIANEFASPKLSRRVYEELEHLRRVANTISGSFDAALQDLIISFGERISKILMVEALENANLRAVELNARELIMTNNIHGDASIDYVATANNLEKIINSILETSAIPVIEGFIGATEDGVITTLGRGGSDYTATAIASLLGIDDVYLVTEVDGIMTADPALIPSARIVKVMSYREAMEAALHGAKRINPKAFEPLEKFYGSTVFIGSWRTFGTRIQRELSADLAGPKLAMCKTSGDIPYIAIIGEGVGNTKFLKMIIDILYEKDFNILGIQSYYYRPSILVYVQKTEELKILRELHKSIFEGVGS; encoded by the coding sequence ATGAAAGAGAGAAGAAATTTATGTGTTGTTAAAGTCGGTGGGTCGCTACTTAGGGATGGAAAGTCATACATAGAGGCAGCTGAAAACATTAAAAAGATATTTGTTGAAAGAGATAGACTACCCATAGTTGTTGTTAGTGCAGCTAAAGGGGTTACAGATCTTCTAATAGAGGTTGCGAAAGGCTCTAAGACGCATCTAGAGGCTGTTGTCGAAAAATATATGTCTATCGCAAATGAATTTGCATCTCCCAAATTGTCTAGACGTGTTTATGAGGAGCTTGAACATTTGCGAAGAGTAGCTAATACCATATCTGGGAGTTTCGATGCTGCTTTACAAGACCTTATCATCTCTTTTGGTGAGAGAATCAGCAAAATACTTATGGTAGAGGCGCTTGAGAATGCTAATCTTAGGGCAGTGGAGCTAAATGCTAGGGAACTTATAATGACAAATAATATTCATGGTGATGCATCTATAGATTATGTTGCTACTGCGAACAATTTAGAGAAAATAATTAACTCCATATTAGAAACATCGGCAATCCCTGTTATAGAGGGCTTTATAGGCGCTACCGAAGATGGCGTTATAACCACCCTAGGCAGAGGAGGGTCAGATTATACAGCAACTGCAATTGCATCTCTTCTAGGTATAGATGATGTTTACTTGGTCACAGAGGTTGATGGTATTATGACTGCTGATCCAGCACTTATACCATCTGCTAGAATAGTTAAGGTAATGAGTTATAGAGAGGCCATGGAGGCGGCTTTGCATGGAGCGAAAAGAATTAATCCAAAGGCCTTTGAACCTCTTGAAAAGTTTTATGGTTCAACGGTTTTCATAGGAAGTTGGAGAACATTTGGAACGAGAATTCAACGAGAATTGTCTGCGGACCTAGCAGGACCCAAGTTGGCTATGTGTAAGACGTCTGGTGATATACCATATATAGCTATTATTGGTGAAGGTGTTGGAAATACAAAGTTTTTGAAAATGATTATCGATATACTCTATGAAAAAGACTTTAACATTCTTGGCATACAGTCATACTATTACAGACCATCTATATTGGTATATGTGCAAAAAACTGAGGAACTAAAAATTTTAAGAGAGCTCCATAAAAGTATTTTCGAGGGGGTTGGATCATGA
- a CDS encoding homoserine dehydrogenase → MKNVNIVVMGFGNVGRAFVKTVSLKKKVIAEKYGVNINIVAVGDSKGVAIKKEGFDEYELLKMSELPRSSLHMFSPYGRQGVDIEEIYRETEPHIHVELTPSNYLTGEPGYSNILFALRNNVHVVTANKAPLVLHYNEIISEARSRGLSVRFRATVLGGTPFLEMLSSMKSHDIERVEGILNATTNYILTEMHENLVDFEQALKKAQAIGVAEADPTLDIEGFDAAAKLCIISHIIGKPVDMNSVYRESLSKVTLKDVLDAVRQGQVIKYIALLDTQNKVASVRIVRLSRDNILAQVGGVLNAVRVKTDATELFFVGRGGGRIETAHSVFDDVLSIVLEKVINK, encoded by the coding sequence ATGAAGAATGTAAATATTGTTGTTATGGGTTTTGGTAATGTAGGAAGAGCCTTCGTTAAAACAGTGTCTTTAAAGAAGAAGGTGATTGCCGAAAAATATGGAGTCAACATAAATATTGTAGCCGTTGGTGACTCGAAAGGTGTTGCAATAAAGAAAGAGGGGTTTGATGAATATGAGCTACTTAAAATGAGTGAACTACCAAGATCTAGTCTCCATATGTTCTCTCCTTATGGCAGACAGGGAGTGGATATTGAAGAGATCTATAGGGAGACAGAGCCGCACATACATGTTGAGCTAACCCCCTCAAATTATCTCACTGGAGAACCTGGCTATTCAAACATATTGTTTGCATTGAGAAACAATGTTCATGTTGTAACAGCAAATAAAGCACCCCTTGTACTTCACTATAACGAAATTATTAGCGAGGCTAGGTCTAGAGGATTATCAGTAAGGTTTAGAGCAACGGTTTTGGGTGGAACACCTTTCTTAGAAATGTTAAGCAGTATGAAGAGCCATGATATTGAAAGAGTTGAGGGAATACTCAATGCAACAACAAATTACATATTAACAGAAATGCATGAAAATCTAGTAGACTTTGAACAGGCTCTCAAAAAGGCGCAAGCAATAGGTGTAGCTGAGGCAGATCCAACATTAGATATTGAAGGATTTGATGCTGCTGCAAAGCTATGTATAATCTCCCATATCATAGGTAAGCCAGTTGACATGAATAGTGTGTATAGGGAAAGCTTGTCAAAGGTTACATTAAAAGATGTATTGGATGCTGTTAGACAAGGGCAAGTCATAAAGTATATTGCATTGCTTGATACGCAAAATAAAGTGGCGTCTGTAAGAATTGTGCGGTTATCTCGAGACAATATTTTAGCTCAAGTTGGTGGAGTTCTAAATGCTGTAAGGGTGAAAACAGATGCCACGGAGTTGTTTTTTGTTGGTAGAGGTGGGGGAAGGATTGAAACAGCGCATTCTGTTTTCGACGATGTATTATCAATAGTGTTAGAGAAGGTGATTAACAAATGA
- the lysM gene encoding HTH-type transcriptional regulator LysM: MPLDDLDLKLLKLLKENARTPYSRLAKELGISESAVRKRISKLVKTGIIKKMTIEYELENEVKAIILVKTQPPIPVPEVSKNILKIPGVEAVYELTGEYDILAIIRASGVEMINKFIDEIRTIPGVISTYTMIVLRTWI; encoded by the coding sequence ATGCCTTTAGATGATTTGGATTTGAAACTATTAAAACTACTTAAAGAAAATGCACGTACCCCATATTCAAGGCTAGCAAAAGAACTTGGGATAAGCGAATCAGCAGTTAGAAAAAGAATTTCAAAACTTGTAAAAACTGGTATAATAAAGAAGATGACTATAGAATACGAGCTTGAAAACGAGGTTAAAGCAATTATTTTGGTAAAGACACAGCCTCCAATCCCTGTGCCTGAGGTATCAAAAAATATTTTAAAGATACCTGGAGTCGAGGCCGTATATGAACTAACAGGCGAATACGACATTCTTGCCATAATTAGAGCCTCAGGTGTAGAAATGATCAACAAATTCATAGACGAAATCCGCACCATCCCAGGGGTCATAAGTACATATACTATGATAGTATTGCGTACATGGATCTAG
- a CDS encoding [LysW]-aminoadipate/[LysW]-glutamate kinase: MVIVVKAGGRALSKNLDGIVKDLAEVSRKEKAIFVHGGGDIVTEYSKRLGIEPKFVVSPEGIRSRYTDEKELEVYVMVMAGKINKTIVSKLQALNVSAIGITGADGPTLIAERKKRIIIVDERGRKRVIDGGYTGRIIKAETKLLQTLLDSGFTVVVAPIAIDNEGTLLNVDGDQAAYALATALKATDLIILSDVEGVIIDNNVVKEIKSSLVEKIIGKIGPGMNRKVMLAGKAVDEGVGRAIIASGVVENPIINALNGGGTAIIKG, from the coding sequence ATGGTAATAGTCGTCAAGGCTGGTGGCAGAGCTCTTAGCAAAAACTTAGACGGGATTGTCAAGGATCTGGCAGAGGTAAGCAGGAAAGAAAAGGCTATTTTTGTTCATGGAGGTGGGGACATAGTTACAGAGTACAGCAAGAGACTTGGAATAGAGCCAAAGTTTGTGGTATCTCCAGAGGGGATTAGAAGCAGGTATACGGATGAGAAGGAGCTCGAGGTATACGTAATGGTTATGGCAGGAAAAATAAACAAGACTATAGTGTCAAAATTACAAGCTTTAAACGTTTCAGCAATAGGTATAACAGGAGCTGATGGTCCAACGTTAATAGCGGAGAGAAAGAAAAGGATAATAATCGTTGATGAACGGGGCAGAAAAAGGGTTATAGATGGAGGGTATACAGGGAGGATAATAAAAGCTGAGACAAAGCTCTTGCAAACCCTATTGGATAGTGGATTTACAGTAGTTGTGGCACCAATAGCTATAGACAATGAGGGCACACTTCTAAACGTAGATGGGGATCAAGCCGCATACGCTCTTGCAACAGCTTTAAAGGCCACGGACTTGATCATTCTATCAGATGTCGAGGGCGTAATAATAGACAACAATGTTGTAAAGGAGATAAAATCCTCTCTTGTAGAGAAAATTATTGGGAAAATAGGTCCTGGAATGAATAGAAAGGTTATGTTAGCCGGCAAAGCTGTAGATGAAGGGGTTGGAAGAGCAATAATAGCTTCTGGTGTTGTTGAAAATCCAATAATTAATGCATTGAATGGAGGAGGGACAGCGATAATTAAGGGTTAG